In Fusarium oxysporum f. sp. lycopersici 4287 chromosome 4, whole genome shotgun sequence, a genomic segment contains:
- a CDS encoding STE/STE11/BCK1 protein kinase (At least one base has a quality score < 10), producing MKGSDSLRRANRPAANFDLPPAQAQAQAQAHAQAQQQALRSQSQPQEPILESITSTSPEITTSSLHSQPQSLSTARFRSSSRPSLQDLVPVAGTPKPNVHDQPPAYALSSSSSLTGPSSFSYPPAHPTAGAATIHTHTTHTHPHTYTHTAPAAVNRPRPLGPSSSDIATAEQAHFLHSVSSASSLRPRSSTTSATAVAVSPSPAHTPNSLLRQYTSPPSTVDNNSAHFVPRGGLPPAPSIMYPRQARDMSRAPIPRRPFSNMMNLPPPPPLPRYPTAPGPSGVAIPPPPGPPPASALGQQPPWHGAFGRMYDGRPGYIPPPPPGQHQPYNPKLHAQIAAGQTISIPPPPPPNEAMSATYIPQGDTYGEGVGIPAFGLEDPTLTVNSQTSRPVTTPQSGTDTNVTTPMDEATRERLYSANNAQPRGTSNSSNATPPSSIPPEIAAQWPLDTVLIWLAQNQFSKDWQETFRALNLHGAQFLELGSGHGGRGNFGMMHQQVYPRLAQECTNSRTGWDQPREREEGKRMRRLIRSIVTGRPADVSKVSTAHGRKESLNGGHGNNLPSAGTDPMDSPNTPLNAPGPGFGGRRFSQTRSTTLPNSVSGSNISSESNHRNILKHVDTDGARRHSPNVSESSEATFRGPAARSASPTGSPGIPPALFTSTTTPILSQSPNTMKAGHRSRSSMDSVASVAAIYGSGVPSDAVNLLSRNMNLGEIVHGRNHDIRSRHSPSEGGERSAGAETPASAKDSKSFLSFLSRKKRQTKDDGAYPSPEEMEASPTSPQGSIRPVGLGVRGTNGSDTNLELAGSTLGSYDDRNGHALRPRRISPVRTYVLATMDYWNYRMCDITEAETAAEVRQVICMHLGLGDFENSHIYLTEVGKFEHVDPLDDSSLITVKRAKGDPLGTLKFFVTPPGVAPISSLAVKAEVPVSLSPGYLPPGTTAEDAQRNSRQRSSSSPPTSRSNTLTDEKTEDKVAREASSYRAEMERKQREYLAKRKQAAMKGSPSETLGPGIVGRNVDFDQPRESPYEDKRPEQLFPQRRPPAPPSDPSATLIKANSLSRKTGASMRASSSSLEGYPTPRHPTESEMTEKSRRSKGTSQPAAGPAGIGAALAGMGRNLSAIGQSAKNNRSSSPSRSSTQSIPGGKDTFSSVDPPQPSLGRDSPNTIATPGTVTWSKKNLPFIVPDYSPSQSPMLSPNLEAAPEAKIFETVPRATSPTDMSPNSRRTRGTFAPDHPSPPKRRATHGPDPDFEDSDVQFSKPAPAPPADDDSGDDSDDGLFAIPLANRNKGKGAAANGDANGHNKRPSLTVNTARSRKGLSVAFTSPKSYGSSVTPDITRRRNRHREDVWLSPSTDALINNLDDFFPNLDLDQPVLDEPGEGGLPPSPIAEGTETTSDQGPSQPAVSSHTQQAPPAAIPPSRQPSLYNENDTLGSDESTLKALDQQRPTSVAARSIRRSGGLGRMKSIREVARGAHEANKRTNSTNQGPSSGNIMRRKSTKMFNANIVQIRPDRRGSVIMPQIPQDTVPKRQTTFRWFKGQLIGKGTYGRVYLGMNATTGEFLAVKEVEVNPKAAGGDKSKMKELVAALDQEIDTMQHLDHINIVQYLGCERKETSISIFLEYISGGSIGSCLRKHGKFEESVVSSLTRQTLSGLAYLHREGILHRDLKADNILLDLDGTCKISDFGISKKTDNIYGNDKTNNMQGSVFWMAPEVIRSQGEGYSAKVDIWSLGCVVLEMFAGKRPWAKEEAVGAIYKIANGERPPIPEDIQDTLGPLAVAFMMDCFQVNPFDRPTADVLLSQHPFCELDPNYNFYDTVLYHKIKSFK from the exons ATGAAGGGTAGCGATAGCTTGCGACGGGCTAACCGTCCGGCTGCCAATTTCGACCTACCACCAGCTCAGGCACAGGCccaggctcaggctcatGCCCAGGCGCAACAGCAGGCTCTTCGgtctcaatctcagcctcaagagCCCATCTTAGAATCTATAACCTCGACGAGCCCAGAAATCACCACTTCTTCGCTCcattctcagcctcagtctCTCTCGACCGCCAGGTTCCGTTCCTCTTCGAGACCCAGTCTTCAGGACCTAGTCCCTGTCGCCGGGACTCCAAAGCCAAACGTCCACGACCAACCTCCAGCCTATGCCCtgtcgtcctcatcctccttgacGGGGCCGTCCTCTTTTTCATATCCTCCAGCGCATCCAACTGCTGGCGCCGCAACAATACATACCCATACAACCCATACACATCCGCATACGTACACACATACTGCCCCGGCGGCTGTCAATCGACCCCGGCCCCTGGGTCCATCCTCCTCCGACATAGCGACTGCAGAGCAGGCTCACTTCCTCCACTCTGTCTCATCTGCCTCGAGCTTACGTCCAAGGTCTTCCACCACTAGCGCCACTGCTGTTGCTGTCTCCCCGTCTCCAGCGCATACACCGaattctcttcttcgacaaTACACCTCGCCGCCGTCTACCGTCGACAACAACTCTGCCCACTTTGTTCCTCGAGGCGGGTTGCCCCCCGCGCCGTCCATCATGTATCCCCGGCAGGCCAGAGACATGTCTCGGGCGCCGATCCCACGACGACCATTCAG TAATATGATGAACCTgcctccgccgccgccgcttCCTCGATATCCCACCGCACCAGGCCCCTCCGGCGTCGCGATACCCCCACCACCCGGTCCGCCTCCGGCGAGTGCTCTCGGCCAGCAGCCTCCGTGGCACGGCGCCTTTGGGCGCATGTACGACGGACGGCCAGGATACATCCCCCCGCCGCCGCCCGGTCAGCACCAGCCGTACAACCCAAAGTTACACGCTCAGATAGCTGCTGGGCAAACAATCTCTatccctccacctcctccgcCGAATGAGGCCATGAGTGCGACCTATATACCGCAGGGCGACACATACGGAGAGGGAGTTGGTATCCCCGCCTTTGGACTGGAAGACCCAACCCTGACTGTCAACTCGCAGACATCGCGGCCAGTGACAACGCCGCAGAGCGGAACTGACACAAATGTCACAACGCCTATGGACGAGGCTACGAGGGAACGCCTCTATTCTGCCAACAACGCCCAGCCGCGCGGCACCTCCAATTCTTCAAACGCCACTCCTCCCAGCTCGATCCCACCGGAAATCGCTGCCCAGTGGCCCCTCGATACGGTTCTGATTTGGTTAGCCCAGAACCAGTTCTCCAAAGACTGGCAGGAAACCTTTAGGGCACTCAACCTGCACGGAGCGCAATTCCTCGAGCTTGGAAGTGGCCACGGTGGGCGTGGTAATTTTGGTATGATGCATCAGCAGGTGTACCCAAGGCTTGCCCAAGAGTGCACCAACAGCCGAACCGGCTGGGACCAGCCCCGTGAGCGAGAGGAGGGCAAGCGAATGCGAAGACTAATTCGAAGTATTGTCACCGGTCGACCAGCTGATGTGTCTAAAGTTTCAACGGCCCACGGCCGTAAAGAATCCCTCAATGGCGGACATGGGAACAACCTACCAAGCGCTGGAACTGATCCCATGGATTCGCCAAAT ACACCTCTCAATGCCCCTGGCCCTGGTTTTGGCGGCCGCAGGTTCTCCCAGACCAGATCTACGACATTACCCAACAGTGTCAGTGGGTCCAACATAAGCTCTGAGTCTAACCACCGTAATATTCTCAAACATGTCGATACAGATGGTGCGCGCCGTCATAGTCCTAACGTTAGTGAGTCGAGTGAGGCCACGTTCCGTGGTCCTGCTGCGCGCTCAGCGAGTCCAACAGGCAGCCCAGGCATACCCCCTGCTCTTTTTACATCGACGACGACACCTATTCTCTCACAATCTCCTAACACAATGAAAGCTGGGCACCgttcaagaagcagcatGGATTCTGTTGCCTCTGTCGCAGCCATATATGGATCTGGAGTACCGTCAGACGCCGTCAACTTACTTAGCCGGAACATGAACCTGGGAGAAATTGTTCATGGGCGAAATCATGATATCCGATCTCGCCACTCGCCTTCAGAAGGAGGGGAGAGGTCAGCAGGCGCAGAGACACCCGCTTCGGCCAAAGATTCCAAGAGCTTCCTGAGCTTCTTATCCAGGAAAAAGAGGCAAACCAAAGATGATGGTGCATACCCATCAcctgaagagatggaggctTCCCCAACTTCACCACAAGGATCTATTCGCCCGGTGGGCTTGGGCGTTCGAGGAACCAATGGCAGCGATACTAATCTCGAGCTTGCTGGCTCAACGCTGGGCAGTTATGATGACAGGAATGGCCATGCTCTACGACCAAGGAGAATCAGCCCCGTAAGGACCTACGTACTGGCCACCATGGATTACTGGAACTACCGAATGTGCGACATCACAGAAGCAGAGACAGCAGCGGAAGTCCGTCAAGTTATCTGCATgcatcttggtcttggcgACTTTGAAAATTCTCACATTTATCTTACAGAAGTTGGCAAGTTTGAACATGTGGATCCTCTAGACGACTCGAGCCTTATTACCGTCAAACGAGCAAAGGGTGACCCTCTTGGGACACTTAAATTCTTCGTGACACCCCCAGGAGTTGCCCCCATTTCCAGTCTTGCCGTTAAAGCTGAAGTCCCTGTATCCTTGTCTCCTGGTTATCTCCCACCGGGAACCACTGCCGAGGATGCCCAACGAAATAGCAGACAGCGATCTAGTTCATCGCCCCCCACCTCGCGTTCTAATACATTGACAGATGAGAAGACTGAGGATAAGGTAGCCCGGGAGGCAAGTTCATATAGAGCTGAAATGGAGAGAAAGCAGCGTGAGTATCTGGCCAAAAGGAAACAAGCAGCGATGAAGGGTAGTCCTTCAGAGACACTTGGACCTGGTATCGTTGGCCGAAACGTCGATTTCGACCAACCTCGTGAGTCCCCGTATGAGGACAAGAGGCCAGAGCAACTCTTCCCCCAAAGACGACCTCCGGCCCCACCAAGCGATCCTTCTGCGACATTGATCAAGGCGAACTCCCTAAGCAGAAAGACTGGAGCCAGTATGCGCGCATCAAGTAGCAGTCTTGAGGGTTATCCAACACCACGGCATCCAACCGAGAGTGAGATGACGGAGAAGTCCAGGAGATCCAAGGGAACATCGCAACCAGCTGCAGGTCCTGCTGGTATTGGGGCAGCCCTTGCAGGTATGGGCAGAAACTTGAGCGCTATTGGACAATCTGCCAAGAACAATCGTAGCTCTTCTCCCTCCCGATCCTCAACACAATCAATTCCCGGAGGTAAGGACACCTTCTCTAGCGTCGACCCTCCTCAACCAAGCTTGGGTCGAGATAGTCCCAATACAATAGCAACACCAGGAACCGTGACCTGGAGCAAGAAGAACTTGCCCTTTATTGTGCCGGACTACTCGCCCAGCCAATCACCTATGCTAAGCCCTAATCTTGAAGCTGCACCAGAAGCTAAAATCTTTGAAACAGTCCCGAGGGCAACATCTCCTACTGATATGAGCCCCAACTCGAGACGTACAAGGGGCACTTTCGCCCCAGACCATCCGTCCCCTCCAAAACGACGTGCAACTCATGGGCCAGACCCAGACTTTGAGGACTCGGACGTCCAGTTTTCGAAGCCTGCTCCCGCACCACCAGCTGACGATGATAGCGGGGATGATTCGGACGACGGGCTCTTTGCCATTCCACTTGCCAACCGAaacaagggcaagggtgCTGCTGCTAATGGTGATGCAAATGGTCACAACAAGCGTCCTAGTCTAACGGTTAATACGGCGCGCTCCAGGAAGGGTCTCTCTGTTGCCTTTACATCGCCCAAGTCATATGGCAGTAGCGTGACTCCTGACA TAACTCGCCGACGAAATCGTCATCGAGAAGATGTCTGGCTATCGCCCTCAACGGACGCCCTTATCAATAACCTTGACGACTTCTTCCCCAACCTGGATCTTGATCAACCTGTTCTTGATGAACCTGGCGAAGGTGGACTGCCACCATCTCCGATTGCCGAGGGCACAGAAACCACATCTGATCAAGGGCCATCCCAGCCGGCGGTGTCGAGCCATACTCAGCAAGCACCGCCTGCAGCGATTCCGCCGTCCCGGCAGCCATCTCTGTACAATGAAAACGATACTCTTGGCTCCGACGAGTCAACCCTCAAAGCCCTCGATCAACAGCGGCCCACTTCTGTGGCTGCGAGGAGTATTCGGCGCTCAGGCGGTCTCGGTCGAATGAAGTCCATTCGAGAAGTCGCCCGCGGCGCTCACGAGGCCAACAAGCGAACCAATTCAACTAATCAAGGACCGTCGTCAGGCAACATTATGCGCCGAAAGAGTACAAAGATGTTCAACGCCAACATTGTACAAATTCGACCGGATAGACGTGGCAGCGTCATAATGCCGCAGATTCCTCAAGATACAGTGCCAAAGCGACAGACGACATTTAGGTGGTTCAAGGGTCAGCTCATCGGCAAAGGTACTTACGGCCGAGTGTACCTCGGTATGAATGCCACTACAGGAGAGTTCCTGGCTGTCAAAGAGGTCGAGGTGAACCCCAAGGCGGCTGGTGGTGACAagagcaagatgaaggagcttgttgctgctctAGACCAGGAAATCGACACAATGCAGCACCTGGACCATATCAACATTGTGCAATACTTGGGTTGCGAGCGAAAGGAAACTAGTATTAGCATCTTTCTTGAGTATATTTCTGGTGGCAGCATTGGATCATGTCTGCGCAAGCATGGCAAGTTTGAGGAGTCTGTCGTGTCTTCACTAACAAGACAAACACTCTCCGGCCTCGCCTATCTACATCGTGAGGGTATTCTGCATCGCGATCTCAAGGCCGACAACATTCTTCTTGATTTAGACGGAACGTGCAAGATCAGCGATTTCGGCATCTCCAAGAAGACAGACAACATTTATGGCAATGATAAGACAAACAACATGCAAGGTTCGGTATTCTGGATGGCCCCAGAGGTCATTCGGTCCCAAGGCGAAGGTTACAGCGCCAAGGTCGATATTTGGAGTCTGGGTTGTGTAGTCCTGGAGATGTTTGCTGGCAAGCGCCCATGGGCCAAGGAAGAGGCTGTTGGTGCCATCTACAAGATTGCTAATGGCGAGCGACCACCGATCCCCGAGGACATCCAGGATACTCTTGGACCACTGGCCGTTGCCTTTATGATGGATTGCTTCCAAGT AAACCCCTTCGACCGTCCTACAGCGGATGTGCTCCTGTCGCAGCACCCGTTCTGTGAACTGGATCCAAACTACAACTTTTATGACACAGTGCTGTATCACAAAATCAAGTCGTTCAAATAA